Below is a window of Gilliamella sp. ESL0405 DNA.
AAATTGGTTCGGAAAAGCCTTCTCCCCATGGGCCTGAATCTTTTAGCTGTTTGGCTATAGCATAATTGAAATCTTGACTGGCTATCTCACCGTCGGTTTCAATCACTTGTTCAAGCAATTCATCATTTAATACTTGATCAACCAGTGCTTCAAAACTGTCGGTAAAATGGGCTAAATCTTGTTCTCGAATAGACAACCCCACCGCCATAGCGTGCCCACCAAAGCTGACTAAAAGATCAGGATGAAGCTGATCTAACTGTTCAATCAGATCACGCAAATGTAAACCGGCAATCGATCGGCCGGAGCCTTTTAATAGACCGTCTTGTGTTGAAGCAAATGAAATCACTGGTCGATAGTATTTCTCTTTCAACCGAGCCGATAATATCCCAATAATCCCTTGATGCCATTGTGGATGATGAACAACTAATGCACTAGGAATTGCCGCTTTTTGTGTTTCTATCTTTTCAATAAGCGATAACGCTTCTTTATGCATTGTTTGTTCGATTAATTTGCGATCGTTATTTAACGCATCAAGTTCGGTTGCTTGTTTAATGGCGGTGTCAAAATCATCACAGAGTAATAATTCCACTCCCAATGACATATTATCCATTCTTCCTGCGGCATTTAAGCGCGGCGCAATATAGTAAGCAAGATCGATAGAGGTAAAACAAGCCGCCTCTTTTTTCGCAACTTGCAATAATGCTTTGATACCAGCACAACAATAGCCGGAACGAATCCGATTGACTCCTTGATGTACTAATATACGATTGTTATGATCTAATTGCACCACATCAGCAATCGTTCCTAAAGCCACTAAGTCCAGTAAGCTGGCAATGTTATATTCTTCTAAGTTATTGCTTGCAAACCAGTTTTCCTTGCGCAATTTAGCCCGTAAAGCCAGCATTAAATAAAACGCCACACCTACGCCGGCTAAATGTTTAGAAGGGAAAGCGCAATCAGGCAAATTCGGATTGACTATGGCATCAGCATTAGGTAACTGCTCCGGACATAAGTGATGATCGGTGATGATAACCGCAATATTCGATTGTTTGGCAAATTCAACCGCATCGAATGAAGATATCCCATTATCGACAGTCACAATAAGATCGGCTTTTTGAGCTATGGCTTTCTCAACCACACTGGTGCTTAAGCCATAACCGTCTTGAAAACGATCAGGTATAATATAATCAACAAATTGGCACCCCATTTTTTTTAGGGCTCTGACTGTTAAAGCGGTGCTGGTTGCGCCGTCGGTATCAAAATCACCGACAATCATAACACGTTGATTATTTTTCATTGCTTGATAAAGCAATTCGACAGCATCATTGATACCATCTAAATTATCATAACCGGTTAAATTGCGTGTGGTATAGTCAAGTTCTTTTATTGATTTTACGCCTCGTAGTGCATAAATTCGCTGCAATAGTTGCGGAATATCTTTCGGTAATTCCGGGAGCGATTGCGGTAACGGACGATGTAATAATCTATTTTTTCTCATAATGTAAATGTTAGCGCATTGGCGCTAACTTATTAATTAATTAAAATGTTTTAAAGATTTTTTTTATCTAAAATTTCAATTAACTTATCGGCCGGTACATAACCCGAAACAAGTTGTCCGTCAGGCAAAACAATAGCTGGCGTACCAGAAATACCTAAACTTCTACCCACATCAAATTGTTGGGTGACGTAAGGTACCATGCTTGTTGCTGGTGAGATTTTTTTGCCTTTGTAAGCATCGTCAAAGGCTGCTTTACGATCAGCTACGCTCCAAATTGACTGCATATTTTTTCCTGCTTCACTATTAACACCGCTTCGTGGGAAGGCAAAGTAGTGAACAGAAATCCCCGCATCTAAATATTGATCAATATTTTCGTGGAGTAATTTACAGTAATGGCATGTATAATCAGTGAAAACCCAAATGACATACTTTTCATTTTTAGCTTGATAAACGATTGCATCTTTTTCAATTTTTTTAATGGCATTTAAATTATCTTTATTGGCAATATTTTCCGGTTCATCACCTTCAACGTTATAAAAAGGACCTTGTGTTAGATATTTCCCATCAGCAGTAACATAAAATATTCCGTCATCTGTGGTAACCGCTTTTAAGCCTTTTATCGGCGAATTATTAATTTTTATTGTATTGGAATTGTACCCCAGTTTTTCGAAGCTTTTTAAAATATCACTATTGCTTGCAAGCGCAGAGGTTGAAATTAATGCTATAGCTAAAACTAATTTTTTCATTCAATTACCCTTATTTTTTGAACTTTTATGCTCGAGGATGATGTTTAGTGTGTAACTGTTTTAATCTCTCTGTTGCCACGTGTGTATAAATTTGCGTGGTGGATAAACTACTATGTCCCAGTAACATTTGTACAACACGCAAATCGGCGCCATGATTAAGCAAATGTGTTGCAAACGCATGCCGTAGTACATGGGGAGATAGCGAGTCAATATTAATCCCAGTTAGTATGGCATAATATTTTATCCGATGCCAGAACGTCTGTCGTGTCATTTTTTTGCCCAATCGACTGGGAAACAGGATATCAATTGGCCCGGTTTTTAACAGATCATTACGGGCATATTTAAAGTAGTATTCAAGCCAGTAGACTGCTTCTTCCCCTAACGGGACTAGCCGTTCTTTATTGCCTTTACCGATAACTCTTATCACTCCTTGCCGAAGGCTAATATCACTGATCTCTAAATTAACTAATTCAGAAACCCGCAAACCTGTTGCATAAAGCACTTCTAACATGGCTTTATCACGTAATTCGATTGGATCGTCTATACTAGGCGATTGAAGTAAAGCATCAACTTGTGATTCAGTGAGATCTTTCGGGAGCTTTTTCGGTAGTTTGGGCGCGGATAAAACCGCTGACGGATCGTCAGTGCGATAATTTTCTTGATATAAGTACTGGAAAAAGCGTTTAGTTGCGCTCAGTAACCGAGCTGAACTACTGGCTTGGTAACCGGCATTGACTCTCGACATCAAAAATTCTTGCAAGTTATGCGTTTGTGCGTTGACAAAATTAACTTGTTGCTGTTGTAGTGATTGGCTTAATGCAAATAGATCGTGCCGGTAAGATTCAACCGTATTTTCGGCTAAATTGCGTTCTAACCAAATTGAATCTAAAAATTGTTCAATTAACATTTTATTTTGTGGTGGTATATCTTTTTCAGACATAAAAAGCCTGCTCTTTATGACACGTATTGCAACTATTATATACCAACAAGAGTCAAGTTGCAGTTTCGGCGAAAAGATTAGACGAAGCTCATTCAATTGAGTTTAAATTGCTATAAATTTACCTATTTTTATACTTAAACATAGGGTATTTCTGAAACTTCTTGTCAAACGTTGCTAAAAGGATTTTAATTTATACATTGTTTTGTATTTTTTTTATTTTCTGATATATACTTCCTGCCAAAATTTGGGCTGTTCACTTTATGATCATGTTGAAACGAAATATCTATTGTCTTATTGCGTTATATATTTTTTTTGTAATTGGTATTGAGACCTATACCTATTGGCATATCCAACTTCGCCCTTGGCAACCAAAATCACCATTAGGGCGCCTTGAATATTATTTCAGTTTTTTTACTGTGCTTTCAAATATTCTGTTAGCGGTAAGTTGCATATTTTTAAGCTTAAATCCTCAATGTGATCGATATGGTTTTAAGGTGATTCGGCTAAATGGCTTAATTGGTGTAGTCATTACGGCTATTGTTTATAATTTAGTTTTAAGAAAGATTCATATACCTCCAAACAGCATCGCCCGGTTTGCCAATGAAAGTTTACATGTTATTGCGCCTGCTCTGGCTGTATTGACTTGGCTGATTTGGGGACCATTTAGGCGTATCAATTTTAAGGTCGTAATGGGTTCAGCACTTTCGTTGTTGGCTTATGGGGTTTATATTTTTGTGCGTGGTTATTATACTAATCGATACCCCTATCCATTTATCAATGTTACTCGCATTGGTTATCCCAAAGCTTTGCTTGCTGCCGGTATTGTTTTCCTCATGTTTGTAGCCTTAGCTTTATTGTTTTGGGGTATAGATGCCTTAAGGAGAAGAAAATGAAACTGTATATCTATGAGCACTGTCCATTTTGTGTAAGAGCAAGAATGATATTTGGTTTAAAACATATACCCGTTGAGCAACATGTTTTGCTGAGTGATGATTTTAAAACGCCCGAAAAGATGATTGGCAAAAAAATGGCGCCGATTTTGCAAAAAGCGGATGGTAGTTATATGCCGGAAAGTTTAGATATCGTCGAATATATTGATAATAACTATGGTCAGCCTATTTTAACCGGCGCTAAATCTCCCCAAATAGCCGACTTGATTAAACAGCTACAGCAATATGATTATAAGCTTGAAATCCCTCGTTATATCAAGCTAGGGTTAGCGGAATTTGCCACCCAAAGTGCGATTGATTATTTTATTAACAGTAAATTGGCAAAAATTGGTTCTATCGACGAGTGTTTAGCTCAAAGTGAAAAATTAATTTTAGCGGTGAGTGAAATTTTAAACCAGTTTGACGCTGTTATTGTTTCGCAAAATGCGTGTAATGGCGAACTATCGTTAGATGATATTTGCTTATTTCCGGTGCTACGTAATTTAACCTGCGTGAAAGGGTTAACTTTTCCACCGAAAATAAAAGCCTATCTTTTATCTATGGCGGCAGATAGCGGCGTGGATCTATTTTTTGATAGAGCTATTTAAGATTGTCGTTATTGCAGATTGCATTCGATTCCTGCGGGGGAAAGAGTACAAGCAAAATAGGAAGAAAACTTGTACTCTTTTTTTTTAATCCATTAATAACAAAATCTAACGTCCTTAATTACCCAATTTAATATCAATTACTTCGATATTATCTTTACCACCGTAGATATCATACCAAGGGGTAGCATATTGTTTTAAAATTTTATTGAGGTGTTCAACATTTTCACGTCCGGTTTTATCTAACCAACGTTTTAGCTCATCTTTACCACCTTTAGCATAAGCGGCAACACCTTCAAACCATGTAGCTCGACCACCTAAAATACCACTATATTTAGCGCCGTGTTCACCGGCAAAAATTAGCTCTTCATGGAAAGTCTTCGTCGGTACGCCGGCACTTAAATAGATGAAAGGACGAGTAGCGGCATCGCTTGCTTGTTTAAAATAGTCTGCTGCTTCTTTTTGGGAGTAAACCACAATGTTATTATCATTAAAGCCTTCGACATTTTTGAAAAGTACCGGTACTTCAACTTTTAACACATCGATGTAATAGTGATCTTTAGTAAACTCTTCAATGGTTTTAATCACTTTTTGTGGTTTAATTTTGGCAAATTCGGGGCTCTTATCATCGGTGATTTGATTGTCATAGACAATTGGCTCAACAAAAACAGGAATATCGGCTGCTCTTGCTTCGTTGCCTAAGCGTTCTAAAAATGCATGCTTTTTATCTAAAATATCTTGTGGATCATCGGGATTGTAATAAACCAATACTTTTGCAGCATCGGCACCTTTTTTGATAAGGCGTTGGAGTGAGTCTTCGGGCAAAATATCGGGTAAACGTCCCGGCGTATTGGCATCATAGCCTGTTTTTTCATACGACATGATTAATCCGGCATTCTCATTTTTGGCTGCCATGCCTTTATAACCATATTGCTCATCAAGTAAAATTGCACTGACATATTTCGTCAATTCTTGAGAAACCAGCTCCTTAAATTCATAGACCATATCAACGTGATAACGATCTTTACCGACTGCGGCTTCCATCATTTTGACCATTGAGCCGCGTTGGTCGATAGCTAAAGCGGCAATCACACCATCTTGGTTTGATAATTGTTGCATACGGTTAAATTTGCCGCGAGAAATACGTTTTATAGCCATTTTCAACTCTCCATTTAATAATGAGAAATTATTATAGATTGGATGAATGACCGTTTATTAATCATTTGTGCTAGTTTCAATCCAATTCTACATTTAATTGATTTAATTAGTTGATATGATAACTGATGTCACTATTATGTCATTAATAAAACAGGTTTCAAATGATAATTTCTTCACAATAAAAAGACGTTCGGGTATAGTAAGGCAGCATAACCGACTGTTTGTAAACAATAATTTGCAAGGATTACTATGTCAGACTTTGTTTCACACGCTCCATTGCGCAAACTCAATAATCAAGACTATAAAACGCTTGCGCTTTCTGCTTTGGGTGGGGCTTTAGAATTTTATGATTTTATCATTTTTGTCTTTTTTTCTATCACCATTAGTCATCTGTTTTTTCCGCAAGATATGCCGCAATGGCTAAGTCAAGTACAAACCTTTGGTATTTTTGCCGCTGGCTATCTGATTCGCCCGTTTGGTGGCATTGTTATGGCGCATTTTGGTGATCTGTTTGGTCGCAAACGAATGTTTACACTCAGTATTTTGCTTATGGCACTACCCACCTTGTTTATTGGTTGTTTACCCACTTATGCCAGTATTGGTATTTTTGCGCCGATATTACTCCTACTCATGCGGCTTTGTCAGGGTTTAGCCGTTGGCGGCGAAGTGCCAGGCGCATGGACATTTGTGGCTGAGCATGTTCCCAGAAATAAAATCGGTTTAGCCTGCGGCATTTTAACCAGCGGATTAAGTTTAGGTATTTTACTTGGATCGTTAGTTTCAACCGTCATGAATAAAAGCTTATCTCCAGCACAAATGGTTGATTGGGGTTGGCGTATACCCTTTATTATCGGCGGTATTTTTGGCTTAATTGCGATGTATTTACGTCGTTGGTTGAAAGAGACCCCAATTTTTCTTGAGATCCAAAAACGTAAACAGCAAGAACAATCCCAAAAATTACCGGTAGTAACAGTCTTAACCCAATATCTGCCGCAAACCATACTATCAATGTTACTTACTTGGGTGTTATCAGCAGGCATTATGGTGATAATGCTCATGACCCCAATTTTATTACAAAAACAGTTTGGCTATTCGGCTATAGAAGCGTTACAAGGTAATATATTAGCCATTATCGGGTTGATTATTAGTTGTACTTTTTATGGCATGATGATGGACAAATTTGCGCTGGCAAAAGTGCTTTTAATTGGTTGTATTATTGCCGCTGTGATGATAGCGATCTTTTTTGGCTCATTAGATAACGCTCAGCTACTATTTATTACCTATCCGCTAGCGGGCTTTAGCGTCGGTATTGTTGGATCGTTTGCTTATTTTATGGTGAAAGTCTTTCCAACTTCGGTGCGTTATAGCGGTGTGTCGTTTTCCTTTAATATGGCGTATGCCATTGCGGGTGGTTTAACGCCATTACTAATCTCATTTTTTAGTGATTTTGTGAGTAAAATGGCGCCGGCAATTTATGTTGTAGGACTATTTTTACTAGGTATATTAATTGGGCTATTTTTATTAATTAATAATAATACTCAAAAATATATAGCAAAAGACATCTCATAAAATTCAATAGGCAATAAAAAGTTTGAGGAACGGGGTTTTTTTATGTTCCTCAAGTATTGCTTTTACTCAATTTTACTGCTTTTTCCCAGCTCAATAGTTCGAATGACTCCAGCTTTCACGCTTCGTTGTAACCCTGCGGCAAAATCACTATTATTTAGTTCATACAAACTATGCATTCCAACTCCGGCTGGCGAGTTATTAATATCAAGCAATTGCCTTGGATGTTTTTGACTTAATTGAAGCATTGAGGCTGCGCCGTGTAAATTTTCAATTGCAATGCGTTTTGCCATATCTCGGGGCAATCCAACTAAAACTCCAGCATCAACTAACGATTCATAAAAATAATAAATATAATTCGGTCCTGCAACAGCATAGCCAGTAAAACTATCAAGCAGTGATTCGTCAATATATTCAAGTTTACCAAAACTTTTGAAGAATTGGGTGACGGATTTTTGTTTCGCAACAGCCTGATCATTCTCGTCGGTAGCAATACCTGAATAACCAAAACCTGTATCGGTAAGTGTATTTGGAATTGTTCTAATAACAGGAAGATCAACTTTTAAGGATTGTTTTATTTGGGCAATTGTTACTCCAGCAATGATTGAAATGATAATAGTCTCTTTAACATCCAATTGTTGAACAATGTTACGCCATGCATCTTGAGGTCGAACCCCCAATACAATAATATCTGCATTGACGATTTTAACAGTTGGGGTAACGCCATAAGTTGAATGTAAATAGTCTAAGCGAGATTTAACAATATCGTTCACTAATATATCTTGGGGTTCATATGTTTTATTTTTTATCAAAGCGCTAATAATCGCTTCAGACATATGGCCACTACCTATAAATAAAATTGTACTCATACTTATCGTTCCTATTTATAATTGGCTAAAGATCATTACAACACCATATGTTTCACTGGCAGGTACGATAATCGCATCATTTTGTAAATTGTATTTAATTTTTCCTTTTTCTAGTGCTTGTTGGGTTTGCGCTAATGATTTTGTTGTGAAGCCTAAAGCAACTTTACGATCTTGGTCGTTATTCGCTTTACTTACTGACGAGCCAAAAAGATGCTGTATTGCACTTGGTGTAAGGTAATCAATAAATTTATCTTCTGCTTTTAGACGTACGCCTCCGTCAATTTCGATAATGTTTGCTAAAGGGAAAGTTTTTTCAAGCAAGTTAATTGAGGAACGGGGTTTTTGAGCTTCAATAATGACTTGATTAATATTTATTACACCATTTGGGTGCGTTTGCCACTCTTTACACCAAACGAGTTCCGGGGTCAGTTGGTCGCAAAAAAAGATCTGTCCATTTGGTGTATAGGAAGGGTCTAATCTGACGGTTTTAAAACGCGCCTCAGGTTTAGTGCCATCATTTAATTCGACAGGTCTAAAAAAGGATTTAGGACCGTCACCCTCAACTTTTATACCTTGGCTAACTAGTTGTTGATAAAGTTTGTTGGCATCTTTGGTTTTGAAAACCAACCCAGTTAGCCCGTCATCAAAACACCAACTTTTATCTACTTTACCCGCATTTTGAGGTTCAAAACCTAAAAGCTCAAGATATGTGGTCGTAAATATCGCTAAATTGTTACTTGTTCCTAGTGAATGGTGTCCTCTTGGGGTTGTTGTGAATCCCAGTTTTTGATATTGATAATTTGCTTGATCGAGCTGATCTGATACGGTGATTACAACATGATCAATTTGTGGACTAAGTATTGTCATTATATTCACTCCTTAAATATGAATAGCGGGAGACATATCAATTAATCGATGTGGATTCCATCCTTTACCAGGAACCGCATCAAGTAGATCTTTGGTATAAGATGCTGTCGGATTTAGAAAGACTTGTGATGCGATACCTTGCTCGACGATTTTTCCTGATTTCATTACAATAATATGATCACAAATTTGTGCAGCAACTCGCAGGTCATGGGTGATAAATAGAACCGTTAAATCTAGCTTTTTTTGTAATTGTGTTAATAGTTCAAGAACTTGTGCCTGAACTGAAACATCAAGCGCCGATACCGGTTCATCAGCAATCAATATTTTCGGCTCTAATGCTAATGCTCGAGCAAGGCCTATTCGTTGCCTTTGTCCTCCCGAAAATTCATGAGGATAACGGTTTAATGCCTCGCTTTCCAATCCCACCATGTTGAATAACGCTTTTGCTCTTTTGATTGCTTCGTGTTTGTTTGTTCCGTGAAGTATTGGTCCAATCGTAACTTGATCGCCGACTTTTCGACGTGGATTTAATGAGGCATAGGGATCTTGAAAGACCATCTGAATATGGCGTGAATATTGTTTAAGTTTTTTCCCTTTTAAATTGGCAATATCTACATCTTCAAAGTTGATTTGACCGCTGTCTATTTCTAATAATTTAATAATGCATCTGGCTAACGTTGATTTACCTGAGCCGCTTTCTCCCACAACGCCTAAAGTACTCCCTTTATGTAACTTAAAGCTAACATTATTAACCGCATAGGTTGTACGTCGGTTTTGCTTAAAAAAGCTATGGTTGTGATACGTTTTTGATAGGTTGTTCACTTCAAGAATAATCTCTTTATTAATACGTTGAACATCTCCAGGAGTAAGAGGAGGGACAGCGGCTATTAACGCTTGTGTATAAGGATGTGTTGGTGAATTTAACACCTCACTCGCTAAGCCTTGCTCAACAAGTTTTCCTTTCTGCATAACCACAATACGAGTTGCAATATCAGCAACTACACCAAAATCATGAGTAATGAATAATACAGCGGTACCTTTACGTGATTGTAGTTCACGTATCAATTTCAATATGCATGCTTGAGTTGTGACATCTAAAGCTGTTGTTGGTTCATCAGCAATCAAAATAGCGGGTTCTAATGCTAATGCCATAGCAATCATGGCTCGTTGACGCTGGCCACCAGAAAGTTGATGTGGATAAGCTTTAGCAACAGACTGCGGATTGGGCATTTGCACATCCGTTAATAATTGGATAACTTTCTGATTAATCTCTTGTTTAGCTAGCTTAGTGTGGATAGTGAACATTTCACTAATTTGATTAGCGATGGTTTTTAATGGATTTAGCGCAGTCATCGGGTCTTGGAAAACCATACCAATATGCGCACCACGAATTTTACGCATTTGTTCATCATGGTAAGTGAGTAAGTTGTTTCCGTCGAAATCAATCTCACCTTGGGAAGCAATAATACCGTCAGGTAATAATCCCATGATTGCATTGGATAATAAAGATTTACCCGAACCACTTTCACCAACAATACATAGGATTTCGTTAGCATAAAGATTTAGTGAGACATCATTAACCGCATATTTTCGATCCGAACCATGAGGCAAATCTAGGGTTAAATTTTTAATAGTTAGTCTTTTTTGATTCATCGTTTTTTTAACCTTGGATTGAGTGCATCATTTATACCTTGTCCAACTAATGATGCAGATAAAACGGTTAGCAATATTGCAATGCCAGGAATAGCTGAAACATACCATTGTTGACGTAATACTAGTCGTCCATTACCGACCAGATTCCCCCATGATGAAATATTGGGATCGGAAAGGCTCAAAAAAGCTAGCGCACTTTCCATTAATATCGCGGTTGATAAAATAACACTGGCATACATAATTACTGGCGGTAATGCGTTTGGTAAAATCTCTTTAAACATGAGTCTAGTTGAGCTCATGCCTATGGTTTTTCCCGCCTGTACAAATTCACGAGTGCGTAATGATAAAAATTCTGCTCGAGTTAACCTTGCAACGGGTGGCCAAGAAACAACACCAATTGCAATCACCACAATATTGATTGTTGAACCAAATACCGCAACAGCAACGAGTAATAGTAAAAAGTTAGGTAAAATTTGGAATGCTTCTGTAAGGCGCATCAGTATGTCGTCAACCCATCTTCCGTAGAATCCTGAGATGGCACCAATAACCACACCAATAATAATTGCTATGAATGTTGAGATAAGTCCGATAATCAGTGATACTTTTGCACCATGAAAAAGCTGGGCAGCGATATTTCTTCCTGCCTGATCTGTTCCCAGGATAAATTTAGGATTTGTAAAAGGCCATTGTAAGGGGCGGCCAGCTAAGCGAAGCGGATTGCCAGGAAAAAACCAATCTGCGCTTAATGCAATAATGATAATTAATAAAAGTAAAATTGTACCAATTCTAGCAATTGGGCTACGGAAATAGTCTTTTAATATCGCCATCATTAATGTCCTGTAATGCGTGGATCGAGCTTTGCGTAAAGCATATCGACAATAAAATTAATAATGATAACGAGTATTGCTGAAACAAATACTACGCCAAGTAAAGTGTTTAGATCTCTTTGTACTACAGAATCATAGGCAAGTCGTCCTAATCCTGGAATAGCAAAAATGGTTTCAATAACCACCGAACCGCCTAACATGGTGCCTGCTTGTAGACCGATTAGCGTTATCATTGGTAACATGGCGTTACGTAGTATGTGATTAACCAGTATCTGGCGGCTACTTAATCCTTTCGCTTTAGCTGTTTTAACAAAGTCTAAGGTCGATACTTCAAGTAATGAAGCGCGCATAATGCGTAAATAGATTGCTAGATAAACTAAAGCTAGGGTGGTAGTTGGCAAGATTAAATACCATGCAATATCAAAAAATGCTGAAATACCCGTTAATGATTCGCCGATACTGCCAAACCCACTGGGTGGTAACCAATTCAAATAAATTGAGAAGAAGACAATTCCCATGAGAGCTAACCAAAATGAAGGTGTTGAATAAAAAATTAGTCCCAGTACTGAAATGAGTGTATCTGGCCAACGATTCACTTTTTGAGCAGATAAAATGCCGAGAATTGTTCCGAAAGTAAATGCTAATAGCATTGCACAAACCATTAACAATAATGTAGCCGGTAAACGTTCCAGAATTATATGACTGACAGGTTTGTTATATATCGCTGATTGCCCTAAATCGAGATGCACTAATCGCCATAAATAATTGATTAATCTTGAACTTGTTGATTGGTCAAGTTCATAATGATGACGCATTTCATCAATAACGCTTGACTCGGCACCACCAATTTGGGCAAGTAAAGCATCCACTGTATCGCCAGGCGCCAATTGTAATAATAAAAATAGCGCAATTAGTATGATAACCAGTGCTGGAATCGTGGTTAATAATCGTCTAAGTGCTAAAGCCAGTATATGCGTCATCATTTCACCTTAACTTAGTGTTCTATCCATACATCAAACCAACTACTTGATGGCCAACGTGCTGTATTATGATGATTGTGTACTTTGTTATTAATCACTGAGATGAATTCACGTTCTGTTGCGAACCAGAGTGGTAGTTCAGTATTCACGACATCAACTAGTTGACCATAAAGTGCTTTACGTTTGACTGGATCTATTTCAGTTGCGGCACTATCGATTAATTGGTCGACAGCATCTGATTTCCAGCCATATTGATTTGTCCAAGGTGCTCCTTCAGGACTGCCAGAACGTAACCAAACAGTTGTCGAAACTGCTGGATCGCCTCTATATTGGTGCCACCCTGTAGCAATATCAAAATCGTGGAGTTTATAAACGGCATTTAAAGCGCCAGCAGTGTCGAGATTAACGATAACCACATTAATGCCGATTTCAGCTAAAGATTGTTGGATAAATGTTGCAAAAAGTGGAACATCTTCACCATTATTAATATGGACTAATTTTAAGGTAAAACGAGTGCCGTCAGCTTTTCGTGGATAACCCGCTTCATCTAATAATTGTTCAGCTTTTTCTCTATCAAAAGGGTAAACAATTTTACTGTCTTTAGGGTAAAAAACGTTTGATGATGGAATAATACCGGTTGCAGGCTTACCAAATCCGTATAAAAAGTCATCGATGAAGAAAGGAATATCGAGTGATTGAACAATTGCTTTGCGAACATTTAGGTTAGCAATGATCGGATTGCGGAAGTTAAATTCTAAAGTATTATTGAAAATATTTGCTTGAGAACCTTTTGTTAAAACCTCAAATTTTGAGTTTTGTTTGAATCGATTAATATCAGCAAGGCTTAATTTTGAGTAGGCACTTAAATCAATT
It encodes the following:
- a CDS encoding MFS transporter, which gives rise to MSDFVSHAPLRKLNNQDYKTLALSALGGALEFYDFIIFVFFSITISHLFFPQDMPQWLSQVQTFGIFAAGYLIRPFGGIVMAHFGDLFGRKRMFTLSILLMALPTLFIGCLPTYASIGIFAPILLLLMRLCQGLAVGGEVPGAWTFVAEHVPRNKIGLACGILTSGLSLGILLGSLVSTVMNKSLSPAQMVDWGWRIPFIIGGIFGLIAMYLRRWLKETPIFLEIQKRKQQEQSQKLPVVTVLTQYLPQTILSMLLTWVLSAGIMVIMLMTPILLQKQFGYSAIEALQGNILAIIGLIISCTFYGMMMDKFALAKVLLIGCIIAAVMIAIFFGSLDNAQLLFITYPLAGFSVGIVGSFAYFMVKVFPTSVRYSGVSFSFNMAYAIAGGLTPLLISFFSDFVSKMAPAIYVVGLFLLGILIGLFLLINNNTQKYIAKDIS
- a CDS encoding pyrroline-5-carboxylate reductase, producing the protein MSTILFIGSGHMSEAIISALIKNKTYEPQDILVNDIVKSRLDYLHSTYGVTPTVKIVNADIIVLGVRPQDAWRNIVQQLDVKETIIISIIAGVTIAQIKQSLKVDLPVIRTIPNTLTDTGFGYSGIATDENDQAVAKQKSVTQFFKSFGKLEYIDESLLDSFTGYAVAGPNYIYYFYESLVDAGVLVGLPRDMAKRIAIENLHGAASMLQLSQKHPRQLLDINNSPAGVGMHSLYELNNSDFAAGLQRSVKAGVIRTIELGKSSKIE
- a CDS encoding ABC transporter ATP-binding protein, with product MNQKRLTIKNLTLDLPHGSDRKYAVNDVSLNLYANEILCIVGESGSGKSLLSNAIMGLLPDGIIASQGEIDFDGNNLLTYHDEQMRKIRGAHIGMVFQDPMTALNPLKTIANQISEMFTIHTKLAKQEINQKVIQLLTDVQMPNPQSVAKAYPHQLSGGQRQRAMIAMALALEPAILIADEPTTALDVTTQACILKLIRELQSRKGTAVLFITHDFGVVADIATRIVVMQKGKLVEQGLASEVLNSPTHPYTQALIAAVPPLTPGDVQRINKEIILEVNNLSKTYHNHSFFKQNRRTTYAVNNVSFKLHKGSTLGVVGESGSGKSTLARCIIKLLEIDSGQINFEDVDIANLKGKKLKQYSRHIQMVFQDPYASLNPRRKVGDQVTIGPILHGTNKHEAIKRAKALFNMVGLESEALNRYPHEFSGGQRQRIGLARALALEPKILIADEPVSALDVSVQAQVLELLTQLQKKLDLTVLFITHDLRVAAQICDHIIVMKSGKIVEQGIASQVFLNPTASYTKDLLDAVPGKGWNPHRLIDMSPAIHI
- a CDS encoding ABC transporter permease, which gives rise to MMTHILALALRRLLTTIPALVIILIALFLLLQLAPGDTVDALLAQIGGAESSVIDEMRHHYELDQSTSSRLINYLWRLVHLDLGQSAIYNKPVSHIILERLPATLLLMVCAMLLAFTFGTILGILSAQKVNRWPDTLISVLGLIFYSTPSFWLALMGIVFFSIYLNWLPPSGFGSIGESLTGISAFFDIAWYLILPTTTLALVYLAIYLRIMRASLLEVSTLDFVKTAKAKGLSSRQILVNHILRNAMLPMITLIGLQAGTMLGGSVVIETIFAIPGLGRLAYDSVVQRDLNTLLGVVFVSAILVIIINFIVDMLYAKLDPRITGH
- a CDS encoding ABC transporter permease, yielding MAILKDYFRSPIARIGTILLLLIIIIALSADWFFPGNPLRLAGRPLQWPFTNPKFILGTDQAGRNIAAQLFHGAKVSLIIGLISTFIAIIIGVVIGAISGFYGRWVDDILMRLTEAFQILPNFLLLLVAVAVFGSTINIVVIAIGVVSWPPVARLTRAEFLSLRTREFVQAGKTIGMSSTRLMFKEILPNALPPVIMYASVILSTAILMESALAFLSLSDPNISSWGNLVGNGRLVLRQQWYVSAIPGIAILLTVLSASLVGQGINDALNPRLKKR
- a CDS encoding VOC family protein, giving the protein MTILSPQIDHVVITVSDQLDQANYQYQKLGFTTTPRGHHSLGTSNNLAIFTTTYLELLGFEPQNAGKVDKSWCFDDGLTGLVFKTKDANKLYQQLVSQGIKVEGDGPKSFFRPVELNDGTKPEARFKTVRLDPSYTPNGQIFFCDQLTPELVWCKEWQTHPNGVININQVIIEAQKPRSSINLLEKTFPLANIIEIDGGVRLKAEDKFIDYLTPSAIQHLFGSSVSKANNDQDRKVALGFTTKSLAQTQQALEKGKIKYNLQNDAIIVPASETYGVVMIFSQL